From the Amycolatopsis thermoflava N1165 genome, one window contains:
- a CDS encoding RDD family protein, whose amino-acid sequence MARWTGEWLSAPRLGAEEPPRWRGERLGLPEQGVGAVAGGGARLLGLVVDLVAASLLTSLFVRPDLQDTAAMQSYNLWAVAVWAIITVVPVSFFGFTPGMFVTGIRVARLDGAGMVGVPRAIVRAALTFVIIPAAIRNADGRSWLDRLTGTVVIRMR is encoded by the coding sequence GTGGCGAGATGGACCGGTGAGTGGTTGTCCGCACCTCGGCTCGGCGCCGAGGAGCCCCCGCGCTGGCGAGGGGAACGCCTCGGCCTTCCCGAGCAGGGGGTCGGCGCCGTGGCCGGTGGCGGCGCGCGCCTGCTCGGCCTGGTCGTCGACCTGGTCGCCGCGTCCCTGCTGACCTCCCTCTTCGTGCGCCCCGACCTGCAGGACACCGCCGCGATGCAGTCCTACAACCTGTGGGCTGTCGCCGTGTGGGCGATCATCACGGTCGTCCCGGTCTCGTTCTTCGGGTTCACCCCGGGCATGTTCGTGACCGGCATCCGCGTCGCCCGCCTGGACGGCGCCGGGATGGTCGGGGTCCCAAGGGCGATCGTCCGCGCCGCGCTCACGTTCGTGATCATTCCGGCCGCGATCCGCAACGCCGACGGCCGCAGCTGGCTCGACCGCCTCACCGGGACCGTCGTCATCCGGATGCGCTGA
- the glnA gene encoding type I glutamate--ammonia ligase, with product MSTTPDDIQRLIADEDVQFVDVRFCDLPGVMQHFTVPAKAFDADAFEEGLAFDGSSVRGFQSIHESDMLLLPDPETARIDPFRKEKTLSINFFVHDPFTREAYSRDPRNIARKAEQYIAESGVADTVFFGPEAEFYVFDSVRFDSRENGSFHEIDSVEGWWNTGRDEEGGNRGYKTRFKGGYFPVPPVDHFADLRDEISQKLINSGFTLERAHHEVGTAGQAEINYKFNTLLHAADDLQLFKYIVKNTAWNAGKTATFMPKPLFGDNGSGMHCHQSLWKDGQPLFYDESGYAGLSDMARHYIGGILAHAPSLLAFTNPTVNSYHRLVPGFEAPVSLVYSQRNRSACVRIPITGSNAKAKRIEFRCPDSSGNPYLAFAAMMMAGLDGIKNKIEPPEPIDKDLYELPPEEAKDVKQVPATLDEVLNNLEADHDFLTEGGVFTPDVIETWISLKRETEIDPLRLRPHPYEFALYYDV from the coding sequence GTGTCCACTACTCCAGACGATATCCAGCGTCTCATCGCAGATGAGGACGTGCAGTTCGTTGACGTCAGGTTCTGTGATCTGCCGGGTGTGATGCAGCACTTCACCGTCCCTGCGAAGGCGTTCGACGCGGACGCGTTCGAAGAGGGCCTGGCCTTCGACGGCTCCTCGGTGCGCGGCTTCCAGTCGATCCACGAGTCCGACATGCTGCTGCTGCCCGACCCGGAGACCGCGCGGATCGACCCGTTCCGCAAGGAGAAGACCCTCTCCATCAACTTCTTCGTGCACGACCCGTTCACCCGTGAGGCGTACAGCCGGGACCCGCGCAACATCGCGCGCAAGGCCGAGCAGTACATCGCCGAGTCCGGCGTCGCCGACACCGTGTTCTTCGGCCCGGAGGCCGAGTTCTACGTGTTCGACTCGGTGCGCTTCGACTCGCGCGAGAACGGCTCCTTCCACGAGATCGACTCGGTCGAGGGCTGGTGGAACACCGGCCGCGACGAAGAGGGCGGCAACCGCGGTTACAAGACCCGCTTCAAGGGCGGCTACTTCCCCGTCCCGCCGGTCGACCACTTCGCCGACCTGCGTGACGAGATCAGCCAGAAGCTGATCAACTCCGGCTTCACCCTCGAGCGCGCGCACCACGAGGTGGGCACCGCGGGCCAGGCCGAGATCAACTACAAGTTCAACACGCTGCTGCACGCTGCGGACGACCTGCAGCTGTTCAAGTACATCGTGAAGAACACCGCGTGGAACGCCGGCAAGACCGCGACCTTCATGCCGAAGCCGCTGTTCGGTGACAACGGTTCGGGCATGCACTGCCACCAGTCGCTGTGGAAGGACGGCCAGCCGCTGTTCTACGACGAGTCCGGTTACGCCGGCCTGTCGGACATGGCGCGCCACTACATCGGCGGCATCCTGGCCCACGCCCCGTCGCTGCTGGCCTTCACCAACCCGACGGTGAACTCCTACCACCGCCTGGTGCCGGGCTTCGAGGCGCCGGTCAGCCTGGTGTACTCGCAGCGCAACCGCTCGGCGTGCGTCCGGATCCCGATCACCGGGTCCAACGCCAAGGCCAAGCGCATCGAGTTCCGGTGCCCGGACTCGTCCGGCAACCCGTACCTCGCGTTCGCCGCGATGATGATGGCCGGCCTGGACGGCATCAAGAACAAGATCGAGCCGCCGGAGCCGATCGACAAGGACCTGTACGAGCTTCCGCCGGAGGAGGCCAAGGACGTCAAGCAGGTCCCGGCGACCCTCGACGAGGTGCTGAACAACCTCGAGGCCGACCACGACTTCCTCACCGAGGGCGGCGTGTTCACCCCCGACGTCATCGAGACGTGGATCTCGCTCAAGCGCGAGACCGAGATCGACCCGCTGCGGCTGCGTCCGCACCCGTACGAGTTCGCGCTGTACTACGACGTGTGA
- a CDS encoding acyl-CoA thioesterase, which translates to MTEREPFRVEIKVRHYELDTLGHLNHAVYHSYGEVARIEAMELAGGGKLREENVSPVLLESHIVFRREIRGGETVYATCEAKFGTGKTFRMTNNILKADGTLSAEITSTLGLMDLERRKLVEDPRGRFERAGVDLSVLGAE; encoded by the coding sequence GTGACTGAGCGCGAACCGTTCCGGGTGGAGATCAAGGTCAGGCACTACGAGCTGGACACGCTCGGCCACCTCAACCACGCGGTGTACCACTCCTACGGCGAGGTCGCGCGCATCGAGGCGATGGAGCTCGCCGGCGGCGGCAAGCTGCGTGAGGAGAACGTGTCGCCCGTGCTGCTGGAGTCGCACATCGTCTTCCGCCGCGAGATCCGCGGCGGCGAAACCGTCTACGCGACGTGCGAGGCGAAGTTCGGCACCGGCAAGACGTTCCGGATGACCAACAACATCCTCAAGGCCGACGGCACGCTGTCCGCGGAGATCACCAGCACCCTCGGGCTGATGGACCTCGAGCGCCGCAAGCTGGTCGAGGACCCGCGCGGACGCTTCGAGCGCGCCGGGGTCGACCTGTCGGTCCTCGGCGCCGAGTAG